A genome region from Methanococcoides burtonii DSM 6242 includes the following:
- a CDS encoding protein-glutamate methylesterase/protein-glutamine glutaminase: MIKTLVVDDSALMRRAIRDMLESADDIEVIGTAKNGKEAVENTNKLKPEVIVMDVNMPIMDGLAAVKAIMKTTPIPIIMFSSLTKKGSIEALEALRLGAIDFITKPSGLQEISKIENELVTKVRNLYNSNVNIIRLLNLKKFKGEVINGNWNCPDQNLGILIGSSTGGPSSLEQIIPRLPGDLPASVFIVQHMPEGNFCSQLAARLDAISELEVKEAENNEKVKIGVAYIAPGGYHMEIRKALDVTRIKIIKGKPMHAVMPSVDVTVESFVKVYGNNSVAIILTGMGVDGASGFKKINESNGATIACSEDTCVVFGMPKAAIEAGAIDVVKPIFEIPEQIVRMIEVKCNGN; the protein is encoded by the coding sequence ATGATCAAAACTCTTGTTGTTGATGATTCTGCCTTAATGAGAAGGGCAATAAGAGATATGCTTGAGAGTGCTGACGATATAGAAGTTATCGGGACTGCAAAAAATGGCAAAGAAGCCGTTGAAAATACAAATAAGTTAAAGCCGGAAGTTATAGTAATGGATGTTAATATGCCCATCATGGATGGGCTGGCAGCTGTTAAAGCTATAATGAAAACAACTCCGATACCCATTATAATGTTTAGCTCTCTCACCAAGAAAGGTTCAATAGAAGCTCTGGAAGCTTTGAGACTTGGAGCAATTGATTTTATAACAAAACCCAGTGGCTTACAAGAGATAAGTAAGATCGAAAATGAGCTAGTAACAAAAGTTCGCAATCTCTACAATTCAAATGTAAATATTATACGATTACTTAACCTGAAAAAATTCAAGGGTGAAGTAATAAATGGAAACTGGAATTGTCCTGATCAAAATCTGGGAATACTAATTGGTTCTTCTACAGGTGGCCCTTCTTCTCTTGAACAAATAATTCCAAGATTGCCAGGTGATCTACCAGCATCGGTTTTTATAGTACAGCATATGCCAGAAGGTAATTTTTGCAGCCAGCTAGCTGCAAGATTGGATGCTATATCAGAACTTGAAGTAAAAGAAGCTGAAAATAATGAGAAAGTAAAAATTGGAGTTGCTTATATCGCTCCTGGCGGATATCACATGGAAATTCGGAAGGCCTTGGATGTAACTAGAATAAAAATCATAAAAGGTAAACCGATGCATGCTGTTATGCCTTCTGTCGATGTAACTGTAGAAAGTTTCGTTAAAGTGTATGGGAATAACTCAGTCGCCATAATACTTACGGGAATGGGGGTCGATGGAGCATCCGGATTCAAAAAAATAAATGAATCAAATGGAGCCACCATAGCATGCAGTGAAGATACTTGCGTTGTTTTTGGGATGCCAAAGGCTGCTATCGAAGCCGGAGCGATTGATGTTGTAAAACCTATTTTTGAAATACCTGAACAAATTGTTAGGATGATAGAGGTGAAATGCAATGGAAACTGA